One Argentina anserina chromosome 6, drPotAnse1.1, whole genome shotgun sequence genomic window, AGATAGACTAATAGAGGAACAAGCGGATGGTCTCTTCACTATCTTGTTGAGAATTAGTTAGAATTGCGTAGCTGATGAGAGTTAATTACAATACCTAATTACCCTTTGTATATATACTAGTTCATAGTCCGTATATACATGCAGCTGATTGCATGCTAATAAATGTCTAACTTCTAGAGCGTTGTCTTttaattttgtatttgttCGTGAGTAACACACTAACACATACGAGTTTAGTACGTAATGCATTGATGCAACTAGCTAACAGATTTCTTAATGCTCAAGAGACTCTTAGGTAAAACAAACATTGATACAAGGCACGAAATTCTTCAGTTGTTCGGTCGAGCAAGTCTAGTAGTGTAATTTGATTAACGTTAAGACTTTGTGTTTTGAAGTCTTCTCTATCAACAAATTCTGATACGTTTTCCCTCTTCATCTTTCCAACATCAACAAGaaacttaaaaataaaaatcaaagttgTTTGGTTCTTATTAGTTCCTCTTCTCTTCGGTAAATGAAGATTTAGATATGCTCAACGAACCAAGTTATGTCACATCCCGGAATGGAACGTACATGAACAATATATTGGGGGGATTTTAGGCTTAACaaatagaaacaaagaaaaattggCAAACAAGCAAATGACATGGTGTCATTTGAACACTCGGCAAACTAAACCTGTGAAAGAGATTTTACAAACAAAATAACTTTACTTTCACAAAACTAGAATAACAACTTGAGCAATTCCGTGAAACAAGAGTTTACAAACAAGTGCGGAAGGTGGCGGTAAGTCACCTGCCCAAATGCACTTTTATTACAACAACCCAAAAAAgagcaaaaacaaaatgatgaCAACTCTCAGAAATAAACCTCGGGAAATGCTAAACTTAACAATATAGGAAGTAATACGCAAACATAACAAGAGACTCGGGTTTCGCTTCTCTACAAGGCTCCTAGGTCCAAGAATACAAATGAAAACCTGCAAAAGACTGTTTTAAGGTGGTGAGCGTCTCCTCGCTTGCTCAGTAGGGGCCAGCCACCCATATAGGTTTGAAAACAGGTAGGGATACAAAATAGTTTTCATTAAACGTTGAGGGTAAGTTTTTAGGTTTGAGAAAgccataaaaaaatatttatgcaAATTTTTGGGAAAACTTAAATCATGCTAAAACATTATGGATTCCTTTTTGGTAGGAATGGTAGATAATACAGAAAGTGCACGATCGAGCCTAGCAACTAATGAGACCAAACTCGTGACCTCAAAAGTCGAGGCCAACCGCCTTTATTGCAATAACAAAGGAGCGAGAGTGTCCATTTTACTAGAATGTCCTAAACAAACACTGTATAAGATGGATCCAAGTCTCAAACCTAACCGTGACATCAAAGTGCAATAAACGGGGGTAAAAGATAATAAAACAGGGCATCACCCCTCCAGAGGTTTACGGTTATCGACACTGAGGGGTTGCCGGACTCCCGAGCCTCATTCACTCTTAGGTTTTTCCATACTCGCGAATCTCACCAACAAATCCTACAATTTGTCAAGCCTTGCGTTTTTGCAACATTTAATGCATATCATAAATTATCAACAAGGCATAGACTATGAACTTTAAATTTGGCCAAAAGCTATATGGAGTGTTAGCTCCCCCACCTAGATTAACGTGCAAAATTCTCATAACCAAAATGTAAGCTCCAAGTACTGAGAAATCCTCTTAAGGCCTCAAAGTCTTGAGCAAATTGTCACGTCCCTATTTTGGGAGTGTCGATCGTGGGCTGCTGGTTGAAAGAACATCAAGGATATGTGggatttgctccaagattcaatgtgtgggagatatatggctgctccttccgagggGTTCAGACATGCCGACCCAGTTAAATTCGgagagcttgtcgctagtcgaggacttaacgtcaaagaggcgagttggccgccctacacacaggtaggggtctggagccgatcccctgatgagcccaaggcagggcgaaaccagtgtaTTGCCCCGTAGGATAAGGCTGACTTCATGGGGATGGAAcgccgcatggaccaagtgtggcagccgaatggctaggtccgtgacaaAATGCTCTGGAAACGCAAGTCTAAGTTCCAGAATCTCAATAAAAATAGTACGTAACCTTTTCCTAACTTGACTAGGAAAGGTTGAACTTTGACTTTGGGTTGACTAAGTCATTTCTAATTTGACTAGGAGATTAACCAAAGGTTGACTTTGACCCATCATGACGAGATgcttggattattgattcataATACAAAATAGTATAATAAACTCGAACAATATAATTATTCGGGTTTCTGCATATCATATTAAATGAGTAAGTTTGTCTTAATAATTCAAGGAATTTACCAAgtgatatatattatttgatCAATGTGACAAATTCCATTATTTATCGATAATCATCAAGTCAACGAGTTTAGGATTCATGATTGGTCAAGTCATAAATAGAATAATTTTAGTTAACCCAAAATCTACTAAGGACACCCATAAGGTTTCCTGGAAAGTTTCCTAATCtagaaacgatgtaaaagtATTGGAGAGATATATAATATGACAATAATCAAATACAAGCCAAACACAGAAGTAAAGAACAAATTTTTGTTAACTACAGTGAAAACCAATAATTGGTGAAAACCACTACAAGACTTTTTATCGTAGTCCATACAAAATCTTTCATAATGTAAACATTATTCAATACACTTCAAACAAGTAGAGATTACAACGATATCTTTTTACTAGCAACCGTGGCTAACTTGATCTGTGAACTTGTATTCTAAATCTCATTCATCTCATGAATTACAGTTTTGATGAGAACTCCTTCCCTTCCTGCACACAAGTAAACAATCTCTTAGTGAGATAAATATGCAGTAGACAAAACAGTCACACTAATCTCAGAACCTTGAATCAATACACAGTTGACACTAGCACATATGCTTGTGCAATATCAGACCAGTGCATATGAGACGCAGTATATACAGGAGTAAATGAATACCTCTGTCCGATCTCCATTTGTGCCACAAAAATAGGATCAAGAAAATCACAATTCAATTTAAACAAATGACCATATCAGTAAGGTAAATAGAAAAATGGTTAATTGATCATCAAGCACAGACGCAGTATATATAGGAGTAAATGAATACCTCTGTCCGATCTCCATTTGTGCCACAAAAATAGGATCAAGAAAATCACAATTCAATTTAAACAAATGACCATATCAGTAAGGTAAATAGAATGATAGTCATACTATAAATAATCCAATTTACCTTTGATAAGTTTCCTATCCTTGGTAATCAGCTATTTACAACACCAAAACAGAATGGCTTTTACCTTTAATTCTCGTCCCAGAAGTCGGAATCAAAAGTAGTGGCTTCTCCTTGCTCCTGTAACTTCCAACGCCAAAATTATAAGTTCTGCACTTCACCCAAATTGTAGCAGCTGCTCAACTGGGTTCTCAGACCTCACGTTGGTCTCTCGGTGGCTGCTACGACGTCGGGACAGCGGTTCTCGACGGTGGTTACGGCGGTGGAATAAGCAGAAATAGGGAAAAGATTCGATTCAGcataaaattgtgaaattggAATCACAAGAGGACTGAAATCGTCAAGGAAGTACGTGCAGCTTAGAGTAAAATGTTAGACAATCAATATATAGATTAAAATGTTTTGAAGTACGTGTCGTCTTCATCAACAAACTCTCATACGTTTTCCTCCTCCATCTTTTCACCATcaacaaagatactcaaaaaaaaaagtcgaAGTTGTTCGGTTCTTATTAGTTCCTCTTCTCTTAGGTTAAAAGAAGATTTAGATCTTACTAATGAGTTATCTTAGTGATTTGATCGATCAAGCACATGTTCACAGTTCACACGTACATATACCGattcaagaaaaagtgaaAACGAAGTATTAAAAATTACGCAAGAAGGAAATCACCCTGAGAAGTGAGAACCAAAGATGAGCTGAAACATCAGTTGAAATTTTGGCTTCCCTATGGATCGGATATGTTTAATGACCTTGAATAGTTCAGGTTGGACAAAAagtattgaattttttttacttaatcTCATTCATATAAAGTCATtaaaaactaattttaaaaaaaggaTTTCTAAGTAAAAGGATCATCTAGGTCCTCTAGGATTAATATATCCTGCTGAGCTAAACTCGGCATATATCTCAGCTGAAAGTGGATTGTATAATACTGTGAGAGGCTGAAATCTACAAAATGACTTCTACGAAATCCTCTGAAggtaaaattctaaataagCTGATATGCGCAGTACAATAATCAAAGAGGCTAAGAACTTTACAAAAGTCTCAACTCCCAAGTAGTAACAGAATTAAGCATGCTCAAATAATTGTTTCACAGTGTAAGGTCGTGTGATTTTTTGTGGTCCGTTCCATATAAGTTCAGCTAGTTGGTGGTTGGTACTTTCGGTCGTATGAGCACCATCAAACCACACATACTCATTAGGATTGCTGCATAGGTCATATGCTGTCCCATTCTTTCCCCCGCCACAATTAGACCCCCTATATGCTCCACTGCCACAACAAGCAGCCTTCCCCTCCTTGAAACCTTCACCAATTCAACagccaaaatatatattagtacTGGCTAGGGTAGTACTTGAACTCTAATTTGTCCCAATCAATTTAGTAGCTAAACAAGAGTGTTCTCATGATGAACTGTAACATGTATAGATGATAGAGGCATAGAGCATTACCATATTTTGAAGGGTTGTTGATTCTGTCCCCAAGTGCATTGTAGTAGTCAAAAATTGAGAACTTGAATCCTGGCAAACTCTTCTCTAACTTCTCGAAGTAACTGAATAGAACTCTGTTGTGGAGTCTGGCTAGTGTTAGTGGTTCTTCAGAACATTTACTACCAAGTGAAGGATTCATTGCCTTTGTTGCCGGTACGCATCCCAGAGGTCCTACATTCTGAAATGCAATCTTCCTTCCtcctaaattataaatttcctATAACATGAAAGTGAAATTTATCAGTATCTCCGAACCTTAACTGTTGCAGTCTTGCAGAATAGTAGTTTTATGTTCTTACTTTGAGCGCACTGATCATGTTTTTGATCACCATTGCTACATACTGTCTCTTATAGATCTGTAGAGCTTTTGGGTTCTTAGAAGCGTAGCTAAAGTAGTCATTTCCTCCAATGCTGAACAAATAAACAGCTCTGCCCAGCAACTTCCTGGTTTCCTTTTCACCTAGTCTCTGTCTCAGAGATTTCTCCATGGCCTTGAAATAGCTCAATTGAGTTGGAAAGTCTATCTGGAAATCAAAGAATAATCAACTTACGCAAACAGGCAATTCCCTtgtttattattgaattataagCAAGATCCCCACATGTATGGAAAGTTGGAAGCCATGCATCTAATTAACATCCTTGTTGAACAATAGAACAAACTAATTAACATGGATGTTATCttttttaattcatttatCAGGTTACTCACTGCTCCGGGGAATGTTCCGGGAAGAACACCAGCTCCGGCAGAAGCAAAATTGACCCCGTCTGTAAAGTTATGCGCACCAGGTTGCAAATATGGTGGTGGCATAGGAAGCTTTGCAAACTGAGCTGCAGCCAGGAAATGAagaaattaatataattaCCAAATAGATAGTTCTAATTAGCATACATGTTGGTAAGTGAAATCAACTGATGATTCTTACCAATAAAATCGGGGACAATGCGGCCATCGGATACTCGACCGGTGGCGTGTTTGAAGTAAGTTTCCCCGTACGGCAGCTTAGTTGATCCAGCTCCCATGCCGCTACTAGCATTGAGGTATTGGTTGTTCCCAGAATCAAAGAGTGAGTCCCCAAACACAAACAATGCCGCCTTGTGTTGTGGTTTAGATTGGTGAGCAGCACTACAGAAGGAGCTATCTGGGCTTAAAGTGAAGACAGTCACTAGAAGTAAAACACAGTAAGCAGGGTAGCCAGGACTTGCCATGACGACGAGTTCAGTTGGTTTGGTTGTTTGTAGAATTGCAGATGGACTAGTAGTCGTTGGTGTCTCTCTGCATATATAGCGTCGGATCTCTTTTCGATCTACGCTAAGCTACAGATCGACTAAATGCGCGTGAAGCATATGTGTTCCCACATCGAAGGAGAAGATAAAATTCTAAACGTGGGTTTGTGCGGTGGGAACATATAGTACAGTATTTAACGCGTTCAGATCTCTTGAGACTCGCCGACGTACAGATGATGATATGGAATCAGTGGATCTTGATAGAATCAAAGCATGTGACTCCTTTTGTTTCAGGTTTTGACGATGCGGCCCATGTGATGCACCCAGGTCGGTGAGCGTTAAGAAGAAATTAGATTGGGTCTAGAACTCTAGATCATTCGGTAATTGAAATAATAgagataattatatataaacccAATATTATCAAgtctattttaaaataaattcatatataattttctttcattttaacTTCACATAAACAAACTTATCATATTGAGAGTTTGTCTAtgattaatatttttttttaattttttaatttactgATTTGTCATTCAAATTGTAGATTGTCATATTTGGTATCATACTCAATTTTAGCATCAATTTAGATGTCAAATACTAAGctaaaatttaatttgatttaaCTTTATCATAAATATTACATTCTTACCTTGTTTATGTAGATATACTCTTTATATAAGTGTCatgtgaaaagaaagaagttggaaaagaaatgaggaaaatattttgttttatgGATTGTGTTGTGAAAGTGGTTGGAGAACGAGATCCAATGAGGGAaacaattttgttttattgatTGGATTGCATTTTCACTCATATTTACTACGTTTGATGTTATATGTCTACTCAAAAGGTGTCTAATTGTAAAGTTACGCAATCTTGttctttgatatttttttctcttcttctagaTATATAATTAgtcattttaattttgattgagATAGCTTATTTATCTCAACCATTTACATTATTAATGTACCTATTAAGAAGGGCTTAAGTAACATAACTTCAAACCTAAAGAAAAAGTTGATCACAagagtgtgtatatatatatatatatatatacaagactTTTCACATAATGAGGtccttatcttagcttaaggtacagattttcatttttaaccaACTTTTTTATCgcgttttcacatctccaccgtccaatatctaggttataatgtatagatcatcttcacaaaatttcagctgatttcatgatcgttaatgtatcgaactaatcaaaaccaatggacgtattgaatttgTCGAACCTGAACCGTTCTATATTTAGCAGTCTGATTGCTTATAAACAAACACCCATGTGAGCAAGTGAATGGGTGGAATAGTCTAGAGAGGGCTTAATGAgctttttattgaatttctaatagaaaattatatatatttaaatatatatttatataaagtcATAGAATAATTGTTGGTAACAGTTACAACCTTTTGAACTGTTTTACGTGTTCGAATTTGACTTTATATAAAGATGACACTGTGGTCGTTGTTTCCCATCGAAAATttcatctcttcttcttcctccccaAATCGACTTCTCTGAAACACAAAGTAATTCGCCAGGGACAAGTTCTTGTGCAAGAACTTGTACCAGATAGTTGTATCTTCAAGATAGACGTTCGCAACTGCAGCACAAGTGGGGACAAATTTATGTCTTAGATCACTGCAAAACAGGCCTCTATCTGAATCAAGTTAGTATTTTCAATCTCGATTTCATTGTGTTATTGTTTGTTGTTAAATTCGATTCAATTATACAGTTATATATATCTTGTGTGTAATCGTGATTTTGGTTGGTTCTAATAGTACCTTCCAATTAAGCCTATGTTAAGAAGAGGCTTGAAACGGCAACGAGGGGTAAGGAAAATCCAGTAAGCGTAGGAACAATCTTCAAATCCTCAagtcttcaagtcttcaagcCTACATGCTCTGAAACACCAAGACCAAAGTTATCTACCCAAATCGTTTCATCCCGAAAAGCACTTATCCAAAAACCTCCATTCTCTCACCGTTGTGCGTTTTTAGCTCCCACACAAAGCTTCACGCTCTCAAGTTCCTATCCTTTTGATTTCCATATACAATTTGATTCGCACAGAAGTTCTTCCCATCAATTGTGTTTTAGGTAAATTGTGGCCCATTCATCACTCAATTCGAAAAGAATCCTCGGAgttaccaattttttttttatgtacgAAAACAAAACTAGGCTGAACTCATCACTCTGATGAATTAGTTTTTTTAGATGaaaagtttctttcaaatggtATAAATTTCTGCCCTAGAATGGGCGAAAAGAAAACTTTAGAATCagaggaagagaaagatagcagTTGAGGAAGATAGCAGCTAAAACAACTGCAGTGACACAAAATATAGAATGAGGAAGATTAAGTATGCCGAGCTCATTATTTGAGGAGGAAGTGGACATCATTCTACTTGTCAGAGAGTTTCTCCCTTACCAGCTAATTAACACTAGGAGCTGATATATCTTaatgatttctggattttgtTGTGTAGTAgccttttgttttaattttttttgaagggTGTGTATTACTGTATTAGTCTATTAGATTATTGCAGTGAGTGAAAACAAAGCTGCCGGACAGATAGGCAAGCCGAACCAACCTCTTTCGCATTTTGGGCTTTGAGTCTTTTATGAGCTTCTTTTATTAGATTGTTGCACTTGAAAAGGTTGACAGCTCCTCTAGGGGTACAGAATTCttaatttataaaaaatttcTCCACATTCCATCCGATTAACACTGTTAGTTACAAGACTATCACAAAAAATAATAGATCGACATGAGCTAAGAAAACACAATCTCAAACCAATCAAACCGATTCCAAAAGTAGCTGATAACCTACTCGTTATCTATCTCAAGATAGAACCATTCCAAATTCCAATAACATCACATACCAAAACTTCCGATATATTTCAGAGTCAACTTCCCCATCACATTGACACATAGACATAATcgattttaaaataatatttgaaaatgaCATGCATAATAAACATGTGCACGTACTCAATGACATGACCAAACTCTACCATCTAAAACATAAACTCTCGCTCAAGGAGGAGgaatgacaaaaaaaacaaaaacaaaaagacagACCAAAACCTGCCGCCACCACCTTCTATTTTCAGAGACCACCACCCAAAGTCAATGTCGGCCGCCTCCGTTGAGCCATCACCCAAACCCACAACCAGCATTGCTCGTTGTGCAACATGATGAATCCAACGGAAGTCGCCAAGTTCCATATCTGGGTTGGAAGAGCAACCTAGAAAAATCGTCGGCTCATCCTCCCTTTCACAAACCGCAATGACGCTAGTACCACCTGCTGACGAGACCAACCTGCCAACTCAAGAGAGGCATAAGCATCTCCATCGGATTTAGACCCCTGCAATACCAGAATACAACCAAGCAATCCAATGTACAACTTTTGGAGCAACCACCGTCTGGTAGATGTGGAAAAGCTTGGACACCAATTGACCTAAGCACAACTCCCGTCTGGTAGCAATGTCAATGGACGCGTTGCCAGAtggaaacaattttttttttgaaaaagaaCCTTAAAGAGGTCTAGTTTTCACGAAGCAATTAGGAACTTATTTAGAATAAAAGAGTTTTGTCCtatccataaaaaaaaagttggtaTATTTGTATTTGCATTGAGCATATTTTTGGGTGACTGGTTTCAGTGGTTTGCTATAgacaacaaaaaagaaaaattaatttaaactaATTTTAATCAAGGGGAAACATATAGTTGTACGTACGTGTACGCCTGGAATTATGGAGATACCACCTTACTATATATACGGTCTCTTCGTGATTGCTTAATCCTTACTTAAGCTAGCTACTGGCATGAAGTATGTGACGCCAGGGATTGCATATTAAAATGTTTTTTgctaccatatatatatatatatatatatatatatatatatatatatatatatatatatatatagtccttatccagagtgaagttccaattttggcacacttttcggacaaattttttcaccataagcgattcaatatttaggtatgctattcaagatcatctctataaagtttcatccaatttgacaatgatttgagctttcaaaattgagattt contains:
- the LOC126800524 gene encoding GDSL esterase/lipase 1-like isoform X2; this translates as MASPGYPAYCVLLLVTVFTLSPDSSFCSAAHQSKPQHKAALFVFGDSLFDSGNNQYLNASSGMGAGSTKLPYGETYFKHATGRVSDGRIVPDFIAQFAKLPMPPPYLQPGAHNFTDGVNFASAGAGVLPGTFPGAIDFPTQLSYFKAMEKSLRQRLGEKETRKLLGRAVYLFSIGGNDYFSYASKNPKALQIYKRQYVAMVIKNMISALKEIYNLGGRKIAFQNVGPLGCVPATKAMNPSLGSKCSEEPLTLARLHNRVLFSYFEKLEKSLPGFKFSIFDYYNALGDRINNPSKYGFKEGKAACCGSGAYRGSNCGGGKNGTAYDLCSNPNEYVWFDGAHTTESTNHQLAELIWNGPQKITRPYTVKQLFEHA
- the LOC126800524 gene encoding GDSL esterase/lipase 4-like isoform X4 is translated as MASPGYPAYCVLLLVTVFTLSPDSSFCSAAHQSKPQHKAALFVFGDSLFDSGNNQYLNASSGMGAGSTKLPYGETYFKHATGRVSDGRIVPDFIDFPTQLSYFKAMEKSLRQRLGEKETRKLLGRAVYLFSIGGNDYFSYASKNPKALQIYKRQYVAMVIKNMISALKEIYNLGGRKIAFQNVGPLGCVPATKAMNPSLGSKCSEEPLTLARLHNRVLFSYFEKLEKSLPGFKFSIFDYYNALGDRINNPSKYGFKEGKAACCGSGAYRGSNCGGGKNGTAYDLCSNPNEYVWFDGAHTTESTNHQLAELIWNGPQKITRPYTVKQLFEHA